In a genomic window of Fusobacterium sp.:
- a CDS encoding GntR family transcriptional regulator, protein MKENAIEVMDRRTLVFEALKNDIINGNIRFGEKINENEYSIRYNISRTPLREALSKLEMMGIIERIPFKGVFLKKFDSDKVKEIYEIRLELEYIIYKEIKDIMGDKHIKKITKIVAKSQKYNNSNNLAKFSETLEEFDNYLYSLSKKELSLKILSELSFYMNIFKKTNPNMQETVDEHEKIIRALKEKNEEKIYKALEEHLDNAADYVVKTFDKISI, encoded by the coding sequence ATGAAAGAAAACGCTATAGAAGTTATGGATCGAAGGACACTTGTATTTGAAGCATTAAAAAATGATATTATAAATGGTAATATAAGGTTTGGGGAAAAAATAAATGAAAATGAGTATTCTATCAGATATAATATAAGCAGAACACCTTTGAGAGAAGCATTAAGTAAATTAGAAATGATGGGAATAATAGAAAGAATACCTTTTAAAGGTGTATTTTTAAAAAAATTTGATTCAGATAAAGTAAAAGAAATATATGAAATAAGATTAGAACTTGAATATATTATCTATAAGGAAATAAAAGATATAATGGGAGATAAACATATTAAAAAAATTACAAAGATAGTAGCTAAAAGTCAAAAGTACAATAATAGTAACAATCTTGCAAAATTTTCAGAAACATTAGAAGAGTTTGATAATTATCTATATTCTTTATCTAAAAAAGAACTTTCTTTAAAGATACTTTCTGAACTTTCTTTCTATATGAATATATTTAAAAAAACTAACCCTAATATGCAGGAAACAGTGGATGAACATGAAAAAATAATAAGGGCATTAAAAGAAAAAAATGAAGAAAAAATATATAAAGCGTTAGAGGAGCATTTAGATAATGCAGCAGATTATGTTGTAAAAACTTTTGATAAAATATCTATTTAA
- the nhaC gene encoding Na+/H+ antiporter NhaC: MENQAKKVSSGQAMLILIISILVIILGIKVVKAPTAIILLFGGVITVIISTIFGIEYSNIQSDIVKTITTMAVPILIVLSVGVLVGAWMISGTVPLMIYYGMKVLSPSLFLVMVCIICTLMSVMAGTSWGTISTVGIAFMGVAVGLGISLPLTAGAVVSGAIFGDKLSPLSDSTVLSAAVCEVNLLEAIKHSFKTTLPAFIVALIMYFVIGLQYKDGVIGGESYDLIMGTLEKTFTLNPLLLIPPVLVLVLIIMKKPTLPVFTIGIIAGCILAMVFQGTSLNQVASALSSGYTTKTGVAIVDKMLVRGGLNSMLGTVALLIASAIFGAPLRTAGVVDILLEKITNIAKTGKSMMIGVFVLHSLFFTITGSYYVTYSVLGQMVRGLFDSYGLKRKNLARILLDTGTGFAPIVPWSVTGVFVATTLGVKTMDFILYAPVTYLSIVISFIYIITGFTIEKVDGNQ; this comes from the coding sequence ATGGAAAACCAAGCAAAAAAGGTTTCATCTGGCCAGGCTATGCTTATTCTTATTATTTCAATACTTGTTATCATATTAGGAATAAAAGTGGTTAAAGCACCTACTGCTATTATCTTATTGTTTGGAGGAGTTATTACTGTTATAATTTCTACTATCTTTGGAATTGAATATTCTAACATTCAAAGTGATATAGTGAAAACTATAACTACTATGGCTGTTCCTATTCTTATTGTTCTATCTGTTGGAGTTTTAGTTGGAGCATGGATGATATCTGGAACTGTTCCTCTTATGATATACTATGGAATGAAAGTTCTTAGTCCAAGTCTTTTCTTGGTAATGGTATGCATAATTTGTACATTGATGTCAGTGATGGCTGGAACATCTTGGGGAACAATCAGTACTGTTGGTATTGCATTTATGGGCGTTGCTGTTGGACTTGGTATCTCTTTACCTTTAACAGCTGGAGCTGTTGTTAGTGGAGCTATCTTTGGAGATAAACTTTCTCCTTTATCTGACTCTACTGTACTTTCAGCAGCAGTTTGTGAAGTTAATCTTTTAGAAGCAATAAAGCATTCATTTAAAACAACTTTACCTGCATTTATAGTAGCATTAATAATGTATTTTGTGATTGGTCTTCAATATAAAGATGGAGTTATTGGTGGAGAAAGTTATGATCTTATTATGGGAACTCTAGAAAAAACATTTACACTAAATCCATTATTATTAATTCCACCTGTATTAGTTCTAGTACTTATTATTATGAAAAAACCTACATTACCTGTTTTTACTATTGGAATTATTGCTGGTTGTATTTTAGCTATGGTGTTCCAAGGAACTTCATTAAATCAGGTAGCTAGTGCTCTTTCTAGTGGATATACTACTAAAACAGGTGTAGCTATTGTAGATAAAATGCTTGTTAGAGGTGGACTAAATAGCATGCTTGGTACAGTTGCTCTACTTATAGCTTCAGCAATATTTGGTGCTCCATTAAGAACAGCAGGTGTTGTAGATATTTTACTTGAAAAAATAACTAATATAGCTAAGACAGGTAAATCAATGATGATTGGAGTATTTGTTTTACACTCATTATTCTTTACAATAACTGGAAGTTATTATGTAACTTACTCAGTTCTTGGACAAATGGTAAGAGGTTTATTTGATTCTTATGGATTAAAAAGAAAAAATCTAGCTAGAATACTTTTAGATACAGGTACTGGATTTGCTCCTATTGTTCCATGGAGTGTTACAGGAGTATTTGTTGCAACTACTCTTGGAGTAAAAACAATGGATTTCATATTATATGCTCCAGTTACTTATTTAAGTATAGTAATTTCTTTCATCTACATAATTACAGGATTTACTATTGAAAAAGTTGATGGTAACCAATAA